One segment of Chionomys nivalis chromosome 1, mChiNiv1.1, whole genome shotgun sequence DNA contains the following:
- the Gatad1 gene encoding GATA zinc finger domain-containing protein 1 — protein sequence MPLGLKPTCSVCKTTSSSMWKKSPQGDILCHHCTGRGGGGGGAGAAGGTGVAGGFGTATLASTSAGPPQSNGGGGGKQSKQEIHRRSARLRNTKYKSAPAAEKKVSTKGKGRRHIFKLKNPIKAPESVSTIITAESIFYKGVYYQIGDVVSVIDEQDGKAYYAQIRGFVQDQYCEKSAALTWLIPTLASPRDQFDPASYIIGPEEDLPRKMEYLEFVCHAPSEYFKSRSSPFPTVPTRPEKGYIWTHVGPTPAIAIKETVANHL from the exons ATGCCGCTGGGCCTGAAGCCCACCTGCAGCGTGTGCAAGACCACGTCGTCCTCCATGTGGAAGAAGAGTCCGCAGGGCGACATCCTCTGTCACCACTGCACCGGCCGCGGCGGCGGGGGCGGCGGCGCGGGGGCGGCGGGCGGGACCGGGGTCGCCGGCGGCTTCGGCACGGCCACCCTGGCCAGCACTTCGGCCGGCCCTCCGCAGAGCAACGGGGGCGGGGGCGGCAAGCAG AGTAAGCAAGAAATTCACAGAAGATCTGCTCGGCTCAGAAACACCAAATACAAATCTGCTCCAGCTGCTGAAAAGAAAGTTTCTActaaaggaaaagggagaaggcatatttttaaattaaaaaac cctATCAAAGCTCCTGAGTCTGTCTCAACCATAATTACTGCAGAATCAATCTTCTACAAG GGAGTATACTACCAGATTGGTGATGTTGTTTCTGTGATTGACGAGCAGGATGGAAAGGCGTACTATGCTCAGATCAGGGGTTTTGTTCAGGACCAGTACTGCGAGAAGAGCGCTGCACTGACGTGGCTCATTCCCACGCTCGCCAGCCCCAGGGACCAGTTCGATCCTGCATCCTATATAATAG GGCCAGAGGAAGATCTTCCAAGGAAGATGGAATACCTGGAATTTGTCTGCCACGCACCTTCTGAGTATTTCAAGTCAAGGTCATCTCCATTTCCTACGGTTCCCACCAGACCAGAGAAGGGCTACATATGGACTCATGTTGGACCTACTCCTGCAATAGCTATTAAGGAAACAGTTGCCAACCACTTATAG